The DNA sequence CGACGATGAAGTCCGGGCTGACTCCCTCCCCGGCGAGTCGGCGCTCGCGGACACCTGCACGGAGGCGCGACACCGGACGCTCCCGTCGCCGTTCATCGCGCTGGTCGACCGGACCTGGACCTGTTTCACCCCACACACCGACTCGGTCAACGAGTACGGCATCCTCGTCGACGACCGGACCCACACGTACGTGTTCAACTGGTACTTCAAGACGTGCCTGTGGGGGGTGTGGGAACCCGTCTACTCCGAAGTGCGGACCGAGCCGCCGATAACGTACGTCGACATCCGGCAGTGCATCCAGGAGATCGAACCGCTGCTGGAGGCCGGCGAAACGATCCCGGTCCGGATCGAGGGGTTCGAGACCGCGACCGACGAACGCGTCGAGCTGACCGGCCGGATCGTGGACACGACCTACTCCGGCGGCTCCGACGACGGCGGCGCGGAGCCGCCGCTGTCGCATCTCGCCGGGCGCGTCCAACTCACGATCGACACTGACCAGGGCGAGTACGTCGTCGGCGGCTGGGGGGCCATGCTGGAGGAGATCGAAGCCGTCCGGATCACGCTCCTCGAACCGCCGTCTGACCGCTGACTCTGACTGCCTGATTCGAATATCGGTGGTACACAGCTGTTACCGGGTGGATAGTAGAGTTAACAACACCTGTAGTATATAGTCCATTAAATATAAGTATCAATGTCTCCCATCGTTTGATTGGCAATGGCTGACAATACCGATCCCAGCGCGCGCTCGGGCGTGTCCCGGCGCACGTTCGTGAAAGCGACAGGTGCATCCGGCGTGGCGGCAGGCCTGGCCGGCTGTGTCTACGGCGGCGGCGGAGGGGGTAACGGGAACACGGTCCAGTTCGGCACGGACCCGGTGTTCATCGAAGAGGTCGGCGACGATGCGAAGGACCTGATGCACGAGGCCGGCCTCTCGGACGACAT is a window from the Halostella salina genome containing:
- a CDS encoding TrmB family transcriptional regulator encodes the protein MNTDDLTDVLEDAGLSPYQADAYVAVLELGASPATDIAEASSVPDPRIYDVLRDLETEGYIETYQQGSLHARAHSPSEVLEDLQTRADRFSTAAEEIENRWESPPMEDHRVSIVKRFETVLDRAEELIRDADNQVQLSADPEQYERLAPALAEARDDDVNIKLSLYTHDDEVRADSLPGESALADTCTEARHRTLPSPFIALVDRTWTCFTPHTDSVNEYGILVDDRTHTYVFNWYFKTCLWGVWEPVYSEVRTEPPITYVDIRQCIQEIEPLLEAGETIPVRIEGFETATDERVELTGRIVDTTYSGGSDDGGAEPPLSHLAGRVQLTIDTDQGEYVVGGWGAMLEEIEAVRITLLEPPSDR